CCTCAGCGAAAACTCCGAAGGCACAACGGGTATCACTACCTTACCGTCACCAGATCCGGGCTGGATACATCGAACAGCGTGCCGGGCCGGGACAGGATCGGGAGCACCACCGCCGCCTTGCGCGTGGAATCGGCGGGGCCGCCCCACAACACGATGCGGCCGTCGCGCAGGGTGAGCGATACATCCGAAACCGACCGCGCGACAACCTCTCCCACCTGCTCCCGCAGTTCCGGCGGGGTGGCGTCGAGCACCTCGACCGCCGCCCTGGTAACCGGATCGCTACCGCCGGGATGGTCGGTGGTGAGCTTGGGCAGCGTGGCCGGCGCCTCCTCGATGGCGAATTCGACGCTGTCGCTGTCGATCAGATGCGATCCGTCCGGACCGTCGAAGTACAGCGCGGGCATCCGCTCGGCGACGGTCACCCGGACCGTCGACGGGAACACCCGCTGCACCCGCGCCGAACGCACCCGCGGCAGCGCCGCCACCCGGGCGGCCATCGCATCGGTATCGATGCGGAGCATGGATCGGCCCTTCGGTACCGCCAGCGCCGCGTGAATCTGCTGCTCGGACAACGCCGACAGGCCCTCGATGCGGATCGTCCGGACCGCCAGCGCGGGCGAGAACCAGGCGACCCCGGCGAGCAGGATCAGCACCCCGAACACCGGGAGCACCCGCACGGCCAGCCGCCCCGCCGGCGAAT
This DNA window, taken from Nocardia sp. BMG111209, encodes the following:
- a CDS encoding FtsQ-type POTRA domain-containing protein encodes the protein MTGGLDDPDTAPGADAGSGRAATASASRTAAGSAPRPGSRSAADTLEFEASEPGGPGDAGWRGLADSPAGRLAVRVLPVFGVLILLAGVAWFSPALAVRTIRIEGLSALSEQQIHAALAVPKGRSMLRIDTDAMAARVAALPRVRSARVQRVFPSTVRVTVAERMPALYFDGPDGSHLIDSDSVEFAIEEAPATLPKLTTDHPGGSDPVTRAAVEVLDATPPELREQVGEVVARSVSDVSLTLRDGRIVLWGGPADSTRKAAVVLPILSRPGTLFDVSSPDLVTVR